In one window of Burkholderia sp. NRF60-BP8 DNA:
- a CDS encoding acyl-CoA dehydrogenase family protein, whose translation MSALLPELASDSDSHRLDEAAHAVAQIAAQHADAVDRDARCPVEAIEAMRARRLLGAMVPTHLGGAGASLEDIASACSILGQACASSAMVFAMHQIQVACIVDHAADQGWHKLFLQQLVRHQWLLASATSEDGVGGNLRASQCALEIDASGFRLHKSAPTISYGDYADGILATARRDADAPASEQVLVTLLRDGYTLTRRGEWDTLGMRGTCSNGFVLDAQGAAVQCLPVPFAKIAEETMVPVSHILWAAVWIGVAGDAFHRAHQFFRAQARQTDGAPSPAARRIAESLALMQAMQARVDNVLRLHASASARSWSAGMAWAAEINTLKTYVSATALEVAHQAMMICGMAGYKQGTPFSIGRHIRDLHAAPLMISNDRIAANTASLLLALRPATLEKHT comes from the coding sequence ATGAGCGCGCTGCTTCCCGAACTCGCGTCCGACAGCGATTCGCATCGGCTCGACGAGGCCGCGCATGCCGTCGCGCAGATCGCCGCCCAGCATGCCGATGCGGTCGATCGCGACGCGCGCTGCCCCGTCGAGGCGATCGAGGCGATGCGCGCGCGCCGGCTGCTCGGCGCCATGGTGCCGACCCATCTCGGCGGCGCGGGCGCGTCGCTGGAAGACATCGCATCGGCCTGCTCGATCCTCGGCCAGGCGTGCGCATCGTCGGCGATGGTGTTCGCGATGCACCAGATCCAGGTCGCCTGCATCGTCGACCACGCCGCCGACCAGGGCTGGCACAAGCTGTTCCTGCAACAGCTCGTGCGTCACCAGTGGCTGCTCGCCTCGGCCACGTCGGAGGACGGCGTCGGCGGCAACCTGCGCGCGAGCCAGTGCGCGCTCGAAATCGACGCCAGCGGGTTCCGGTTGCACAAATCCGCGCCGACGATCTCGTACGGCGACTACGCGGACGGTATTCTCGCCACCGCGCGACGCGATGCGGACGCGCCGGCTTCCGAGCAGGTGCTCGTCACGCTGCTGCGCGACGGCTATACGCTCACGCGCCGCGGCGAATGGGACACGCTCGGCATGCGCGGCACGTGCAGCAACGGCTTCGTGCTCGACGCGCAAGGCGCCGCCGTGCAATGCCTGCCGGTGCCGTTCGCGAAGATCGCCGAGGAAACGATGGTGCCGGTCTCGCACATCCTGTGGGCCGCGGTGTGGATCGGCGTGGCCGGCGACGCATTCCATCGCGCGCACCAGTTCTTCCGCGCGCAGGCGCGCCAGACCGACGGCGCACCGTCGCCCGCCGCGCGACGCATCGCCGAATCGCTCGCGCTGATGCAGGCGATGCAGGCTCGCGTCGACAACGTGCTGCGCCTCCACGCGAGCGCGTCGGCCCGCTCGTGGTCGGCCGGCATGGCCTGGGCCGCCGAAATCAATACGCTGAAGACCTACGTGTCGGCGACCGCGCTCGAAGTCGCGCACCAGGCGATGATGATCTGCGGGATGGCCGGCTACAAGCAAGGCACGCCGTTCAGCATCGGCCGCCACATTCGCGACCTGCACGCGGCGCCGCTGATGATCAGCAACGACCGCATTGCCGCCAACACCGCGAGCCTGTTGCTCGCGCTGCGTCCCGCGACGCTGGAGAAACATACGTGA
- a CDS encoding TraR/DksA family transcriptional regulator — protein sequence MSLDPQQKQTLKQRLNESEQALRAEIRTSEDQRASESYADLAGAAPDEGDEANADLFVDVDHALIGMKLAELRAIGRAQQRMRDGSYGECIDCDGSVGYARLLARPTAERCTHCQALYERRYATTPRASL from the coding sequence ATGTCGCTCGACCCACAACAAAAGCAGACGCTGAAGCAGCGGCTGAACGAGAGCGAGCAGGCGCTGCGCGCGGAGATCCGCACGAGCGAAGACCAGCGCGCGTCGGAATCCTATGCGGATCTGGCCGGCGCGGCGCCGGACGAGGGCGACGAGGCGAACGCGGACCTGTTCGTCGACGTCGATCATGCATTGATCGGCATGAAGCTGGCCGAGCTGCGCGCGATCGGTCGCGCCCAGCAGCGGATGCGCGACGGCAGTTACGGCGAATGCATCGACTGCGATGGCTCGGTCGGTTACGCGCGGCTGCTGGCGCGTCCCACCGCCGAGCGCTGCACGCATTGTCAGGCGCTGTACGAGCGACGCTACGCGACGACGCCGCGCGCGTCGCTCTGA
- the polX gene encoding DNA polymerase/3'-5' exonuclease PolX, translated as MPIHNAECAAVFAEIADMLEIQGANPFRVRAYRNAARTVADYGRDIPTMIANGDDLGKIPSIGADLAAKLREIAATGTCELQQTLRHALPGAIVELLDVPGLGAKRVKALHDALHVDSLEQLRAEAKSGHVRELPGFGAKTEAHLLEAIDDRLQREPQRFLLPDAAQALMPLLERLRAVAGVGKAVPAGSFRRRRETVGDLDILVTAREPAAVAEAFVGHGDVARVLAHGKTRSSVTLASGLQVDLRVVDADAFGAALVYFTGSKAHNIALRRIAQAGGLKINEYGVFRGDERIAGATEASVYAAIGLHEVPPELREDRGEIDASRAGTLPALVERKHLHGDLHAHTDASAGRDSLRAMADAARARGLAYLAVTDRAPPDGARDGFDWLARQIDEIDRVNATFDDFVLLKGVEAGIREDGSLDVPDAMLGRLDLVVGAVRDGFDLPRGAQTDRMLRAMDHPHFTILAHPTGRVLGERDACALDVPRVLAGAAARGCFVELDAQPRRFDLPDVWCREAAKAGVPVAIDSDACSADELDNLAFGIDQARRGWLTRRDVLNTRTLAQLRPLLARTMGGAGSAGSGAKRGRSKGA; from the coding sequence ATGCCGATTCACAATGCCGAGTGCGCGGCCGTGTTCGCCGAGATCGCCGACATGCTCGAGATCCAGGGCGCCAACCCGTTTCGCGTGCGTGCGTACCGCAACGCCGCGCGTACGGTCGCCGACTACGGCCGCGATATCCCGACGATGATCGCGAACGGCGACGATCTCGGGAAGATTCCGTCGATCGGGGCCGATCTGGCGGCGAAGCTGCGCGAGATCGCCGCGACCGGCACCTGCGAACTGCAGCAGACCTTGCGTCATGCGTTGCCGGGCGCGATCGTCGAGCTGCTCGATGTGCCCGGGCTCGGCGCGAAACGCGTGAAGGCGCTGCATGACGCGCTGCACGTCGATTCGCTGGAACAGTTGCGCGCCGAAGCGAAGAGCGGGCATGTGCGCGAGCTGCCGGGCTTCGGCGCGAAAACCGAAGCGCATCTGCTCGAAGCGATCGACGATCGTCTGCAGCGCGAGCCGCAACGCTTTCTGCTGCCCGACGCCGCGCAAGCGCTGATGCCGTTGCTCGAACGCCTGCGTGCGGTGGCCGGCGTCGGCAAGGCCGTGCCGGCCGGCAGCTTCCGCCGCCGTCGCGAGACGGTCGGCGATCTCGACATCCTCGTCACCGCACGCGAGCCGGCCGCGGTCGCCGAAGCGTTCGTCGGCCACGGCGACGTGGCGCGCGTGCTCGCGCACGGCAAGACCCGGTCGAGCGTGACGCTTGCCAGCGGGTTGCAGGTCGACCTGCGCGTCGTCGATGCCGATGCGTTCGGCGCGGCGCTCGTCTACTTCACCGGATCGAAAGCGCACAACATCGCGCTGCGCAGGATCGCGCAGGCCGGCGGCCTGAAGATCAACGAATACGGCGTGTTTCGCGGCGACGAGCGGATTGCCGGCGCGACGGAGGCATCGGTCTATGCGGCGATCGGGCTGCACGAGGTGCCGCCCGAATTGCGCGAGGATCGCGGCGAGATCGATGCGTCGCGTGCCGGCACGCTGCCGGCGCTGGTCGAGCGCAAGCATCTCCATGGCGACCTGCACGCGCATACCGATGCATCGGCCGGCCGCGACAGCCTGCGCGCGATGGCCGACGCCGCGCGTGCACGCGGGCTCGCGTACCTGGCCGTCACCGACCGTGCTCCGCCCGATGGCGCCCGGGACGGCTTCGACTGGCTCGCGCGCCAGATCGACGAGATCGATCGCGTCAACGCGACGTTCGACGATTTCGTGTTGCTCAAGGGCGTGGAAGCCGGCATTCGCGAGGACGGCAGCCTCGACGTACCCGACGCGATGCTCGGCCGGCTCGATCTCGTGGTGGGCGCGGTGCGCGACGGTTTCGACCTGCCGCGCGGCGCGCAAACCGATCGCATGCTGCGCGCGATGGACCATCCGCATTTCACGATTCTCGCGCACCCGACCGGCCGCGTGCTCGGCGAACGCGACGCCTGCGCACTCGATGTGCCGCGCGTGCTCGCGGGGGCCGCCGCGCGCGGCTGCTTCGTCGAACTCGATGCGCAGCCGCGGCGATTCGATCTGCCGGACGTCTGGTGCCGCGAGGCCGCGAAGGCCGGCGTGCCGGTCGCGATCGATTCGGATGCATGCAGCGCCGACGAACTCGACAACCTCGCGTTCGGCATCGATCAGGCGCGGCGCGGCTGGCTGACGCGGCGGGATGTGCTGAACACGCGCACGCTCGCGCAACTGCGGCCACTGCTGGCGCGCACGATGGGCGGTGCGGGCAGCGCGGGCAGCGGCGCGAAGCGCGGCCGGTCGAAGGGCGCGTGA
- a CDS encoding undecaprenyl-phosphate glucose phosphotransferase: protein MRRTAIAVADGALVLAGTLVAQAASGLGWHELSDAQRGSIALLCVLTVALLPRYLRTVPGGVAVQGGAHVLTHTLVAVVCASVLTVAGTMWIMNRGGTVTTRWIVRTVLAGDAAVLLGRAALLALALTRGDPLARQRRVAVVGATAYGRVAIERMQLAPNGPFVAACVFDDDAQAGAGGIGGVPVIDDWNTLRDLIRGGDIDEVWLTLPMSHEWRIHRIVRELRDEFVELRLLPDVRQMAIVDRSATDVLGMPAINLATTPRSAPELWAKFAFDRLFAFGVLIPLLPLLALLAIAVKLSSPGPVLFRQRRKGVDGREFDILKFRTMRVHRAQPGVVRQASRNDARITRVGAFLRRTSLDELPQFFNVLFGQMSVVGPRPHAIEHDDLYRQLIDCYMYRYRVRPGITGWAQVNGYRGETRKIEAMEARVKFDLFYMQNWSFWFDIKIILMTVVRGFVGRNAF from the coding sequence ATGCGACGAACTGCGATCGCAGTGGCCGACGGCGCGCTCGTGCTGGCCGGGACGCTCGTCGCGCAGGCGGCGTCGGGTCTCGGATGGCATGAATTGTCCGATGCGCAACGCGGTTCGATCGCGCTGCTGTGCGTGCTGACGGTGGCGTTGCTGCCGCGCTACCTGCGCACGGTGCCCGGCGGCGTGGCGGTGCAGGGCGGCGCGCACGTGCTGACGCACACGCTGGTGGCGGTGGTGTGCGCGAGCGTGCTGACGGTGGCGGGCACGATGTGGATCATGAATCGCGGCGGCACGGTGACGACCCGCTGGATCGTGCGCACGGTGCTGGCCGGCGACGCGGCGGTGCTGCTCGGCCGAGCGGCGCTGCTGGCGCTCGCGCTGACGCGCGGCGACCCGCTTGCGCGGCAGCGCCGGGTCGCCGTCGTCGGCGCAACGGCATACGGGCGCGTGGCGATCGAGCGGATGCAGCTCGCGCCGAACGGCCCGTTCGTGGCCGCATGCGTATTCGACGACGATGCACAGGCCGGCGCGGGCGGCATCGGCGGCGTGCCGGTGATCGACGACTGGAACACGTTGCGCGACCTGATTCGCGGCGGCGACATCGACGAGGTCTGGCTCACGCTGCCGATGTCGCACGAGTGGCGGATCCACCGCATCGTGCGCGAGTTGCGCGACGAGTTCGTCGAGTTGCGGCTGTTGCCCGACGTGCGGCAGATGGCGATCGTCGATCGCTCCGCGACCGACGTGTTGGGCATGCCGGCGATCAATCTCGCGACCACGCCGCGCTCCGCGCCGGAGTTGTGGGCGAAGTTCGCGTTCGACCGGCTGTTCGCGTTCGGCGTGCTGATTCCGTTGCTGCCGCTGCTGGCGCTGCTGGCGATCGCGGTCAAGCTGTCGTCGCCGGGGCCCGTGCTGTTCAGGCAGCGCCGCAAGGGCGTCGACGGCCGCGAGTTCGACATCCTGAAGTTCCGGACGATGCGCGTGCATCGCGCCCAGCCCGGCGTCGTGAGGCAAGCGTCGCGCAACGATGCACGCATCACGCGCGTCGGTGCGTTCCTGCGGCGCACGTCGCTCGACGAGCTACCGCAGTTCTTCAACGTGCTGTTCGGACAGATGTCGGTGGTCGGCCCGCGTCCGCACGCGATCGAGCACGACGACCTGTATCGGCAACTGATCGACTGCTACATGTACCGCTACCGCGTGCGGCCCGGTATCACCGGATGGGCGCAGGTGAACGGCTATCGCGGCGAGACGCGCAAGATCGAGGCGATGGAGGCGCGCGTGAAGTTCGATCTGTTCTACATGCAGAACTGGAGCTTCTGGTTCGACATCAAGATCATCCTGATGACGGTGGTGCGCGGCTTCGTCGGGCGCAACGCATTCTAA
- a CDS encoding Crp/Fnr family transcriptional regulator produces MLHLHSSYSANAILAALPEDSIRAIAPHLELVRIKAGMLDRVGEPMRHLHFPTTAMMSVQHLMEDGAMVEVAVVGREGVVGLGTLVGGLAASSRVEVRIGGMAYRVPSCVMRAEFERSAQTYRLLLNTCQATMAQISRSALCNRHHSVSEQLSRWLLLAHDRIDGDELAVTQQTIANMLGVRREGVTEAAGNLQEAGLIRQRRGRITVLDRHGLEHQACECYDLIRADYRRLLGTRANARPAAVRPRMPDAHFGFPAHGA; encoded by the coding sequence ATGCTTCATCTTCACTCGAGCTATTCGGCGAACGCCATCCTTGCTGCCCTCCCGGAGGACAGCATCCGCGCCATCGCACCGCATCTCGAACTGGTCAGGATCAAGGCCGGGATGCTCGACCGGGTCGGCGAGCCGATGCGCCACCTGCACTTTCCGACGACGGCGATGATGTCGGTGCAGCATCTGATGGAAGACGGTGCGATGGTCGAAGTGGCGGTGGTCGGCCGCGAGGGCGTGGTCGGGCTGGGGACGCTGGTCGGCGGTCTCGCCGCGTCGAGCCGGGTCGAGGTGCGTATCGGCGGCATGGCCTATCGCGTGCCGAGTTGCGTGATGCGCGCCGAATTCGAGCGATCGGCGCAGACTTACCGGCTGCTGCTCAACACTTGCCAGGCGACGATGGCGCAGATCTCGCGCAGTGCGCTGTGCAACCGGCACCACTCGGTCAGCGAGCAACTCAGCCGCTGGCTGCTGCTCGCGCACGACCGGATCGACGGCGACGAGCTGGCCGTCACGCAGCAGACGATCGCGAACATGCTCGGCGTGCGGCGCGAGGGGGTGACGGAAGCGGCCGGGAACCTGCAGGAAGCCGGGCTGATCCGGCAACGCCGCGGCCGCATCACGGTGCTCGACCGGCACGGTCTCGAACATCAGGCGTGCGAGTGCTACGACCTGATTCGTGCCGACTACCGCCGATTGCTCGGCACGCGCGCAAATGCGAGGCCGGCGGCGGTTCGCCCGCGCATGCCGGACGCGCATTTCGGATTCCCCGCGCACGGTGCGTGA
- a CDS encoding acyl carrier protein codes for MKNEIRTILKHVAHLEAAIDSIGDGDDLYEAGLSSLDTIQLMLAIEKQFNIEIPDEMLNRNLFRSIDALADTIATLQRTEHSA; via the coding sequence GTGAAAAACGAAATCAGAACCATCCTGAAGCACGTCGCCCACCTCGAAGCCGCGATCGATTCGATCGGCGACGGGGACGACCTCTACGAAGCGGGCCTCTCCTCGCTCGATACGATCCAGCTGATGCTCGCGATCGAAAAGCAGTTCAACATCGAGATTCCCGACGAGATGCTGAACCGCAACCTGTTCCGCAGCATCGACGCACTCGCGGACACGATCGCCACGCTGCAACGCACCGAGCACTCCGCATGA
- a CDS encoding Crp/Fnr family transcriptional regulator, with the protein MTHQAADAVAYANGVIELSHSFDANRFLAAIDRDELATLTPHLQLVHLKSGQVLCEPGEMLAAVYLPVTNAISLQYVSSGGMTLEVAEIGSESVVCDDVIGGSGRMPCRAVACRDGFVYRLDRRVFAAAFDASPVIRHLVFVGVRLLMAQVSQITFCSRHHVLKHQLCRWFLLAFDRTRSIEIQVTHSMLAQMLGVRRETVTDAAGEIQKLGLIRQYRSSIELADLDGLEKMSCGCRAIVRDEMKRILSADSGVPAASRA; encoded by the coding sequence GTGACTCACCAGGCCGCCGACGCCGTCGCGTATGCGAACGGCGTGATCGAGCTTTCCCACAGCTTCGACGCCAACCGGTTTCTCGCGGCCATCGACCGCGACGAACTCGCCACGCTGACACCCCACCTGCAACTCGTTCACCTGAAATCCGGGCAGGTGCTATGCGAACCCGGCGAAATGCTCGCCGCGGTCTACCTGCCGGTCACGAACGCGATTTCGCTGCAGTACGTGTCGTCCGGCGGCATGACGCTGGAAGTCGCGGAGATCGGCAGCGAAAGCGTGGTCTGCGACGACGTGATCGGCGGCAGCGGCCGGATGCCCTGCCGCGCGGTCGCGTGCCGCGACGGTTTCGTCTATCGGCTCGACCGGCGCGTCTTCGCGGCCGCGTTCGATGCGTCGCCGGTGATCCGCCATCTCGTGTTCGTCGGCGTGCGGCTGCTGATGGCGCAGGTCTCGCAGATCACGTTCTGCAGCCGTCATCACGTGCTCAAACATCAGTTGTGCAGATGGTTCCTGCTCGCGTTCGACCGCACGCGCAGCATCGAGATCCAGGTGACGCACAGCATGCTCGCGCAAATGCTCGGCGTGCGGCGCGAAACCGTCACGGACGCCGCCGGCGAAATCCAGAAGCTCGGCCTGATCCGGCAATACCGCAGCTCGATCGAGCTCGCGGACCTCGACGGCCTCGAAAAAATGTCGTGCGGCTGCCGCGCGATCGTGCGCGACGAGATGAAGCGCATCCTGTCGGCCGACTCGGGCGTGCCGGCCGCGTCGCGCGCATGA